The following proteins come from a genomic window of Pseudomonas putida:
- the norR gene encoding nitric oxide reductase transcriptional regulator NorR: protein MTTKPLLTALLPLVSDLSRDLPDQERYRRLLQAMRGLLPCDAAALLRLDGEWLVPLAVDGLSPDTLGRRFRVSEHPRFQVLLSRPEPTRFASDSELPDPYDGLVHAPDANLEVHDCMGCPLMVDERPWGLVTLDALTPGQFQSLELDALQAFASLAAATVTVAERIEHLALRAEDEHHRAELYRQASGQDRELIGQSPAHKRLVEEIRLVGSSDLTVLITGETGVGKELVAQALHQASSRADKPLVSLNCAALPDTLVESELFGHVRGAFTGAHGERRGKFELANGGTLFLDEVGELPLTVQAKLLRVLQSGQLQRLGSDREHRVDVRLIAATNRDLAAEVRTGNFRADFYHRLSVYPLHVPPLRERGRDVLLLAGYFLEQNRSRLGLNSLRLSHEAQAALIAYDWPGNVRELEHLIGRSALKALGQHPDRPRILTLDATDLDLRVSATTPGSLPSPAAPLQVATPPEGGLREAVDIYQRQIIEACLQRHQDNWAAAARELGLDRANLSRLARRLGLR, encoded by the coding sequence ATGACTACAAAACCGCTGCTCACCGCCCTGCTGCCCCTGGTCAGCGACCTGTCCCGCGATTTGCCCGACCAGGAGCGCTACCGCCGGCTGTTGCAAGCCATGCGTGGCCTGCTGCCGTGCGATGCCGCAGCACTGCTGCGACTGGATGGTGAATGGCTGGTGCCGCTGGCAGTGGATGGCCTTAGCCCCGACACTCTCGGCCGTCGCTTCAGGGTCAGCGAGCACCCGCGCTTCCAGGTCCTGCTCAGCCGCCCGGAACCCACCCGTTTCGCCAGCGACTCCGAACTGCCCGACCCCTATGATGGTTTGGTCCACGCCCCCGATGCCAACCTTGAAGTGCACGACTGCATGGGCTGCCCGTTGATGGTCGATGAGCGCCCATGGGGCCTGGTCACCCTCGACGCCCTCACCCCCGGGCAGTTCCAGAGCCTGGAGCTGGATGCCCTGCAGGCCTTTGCCAGCCTGGCAGCCGCCACCGTTACCGTGGCCGAGCGTATCGAGCACCTGGCCCTGCGCGCCGAAGACGAACACCACCGCGCCGAGCTCTACCGCCAGGCCAGCGGCCAGGATAGAGAGCTGATTGGCCAGAGCCCTGCGCACAAACGCCTGGTGGAAGAAATTCGTCTGGTCGGCAGCAGCGACCTGACCGTGCTGATCACCGGCGAAACCGGGGTCGGCAAGGAGCTGGTGGCCCAGGCCCTGCACCAGGCCAGTAGCCGTGCCGACAAGCCGCTGGTCAGCCTCAACTGCGCCGCCCTGCCCGACACCTTGGTGGAAAGCGAACTGTTCGGCCATGTGCGCGGCGCCTTCACCGGCGCGCATGGCGAGCGCCGCGGCAAGTTCGAGCTGGCCAACGGCGGCACGCTGTTCCTCGACGAAGTGGGCGAACTGCCGCTGACGGTGCAGGCCAAGCTGTTACGCGTGCTGCAAAGCGGCCAGCTGCAGCGCCTGGGTTCGGACCGCGAGCACCGGGTCGACGTGCGCCTGATCGCCGCGACCAATCGCGACCTGGCTGCCGAGGTGCGTACGGGCAACTTCCGCGCCGACTTCTACCACCGCCTCAGTGTATACCCGCTGCACGTGCCACCATTGCGCGAACGTGGGCGAGACGTGCTGCTACTGGCTGGCTACTTCCTCGAACAGAACCGTTCACGGCTGGGCCTGAACAGCCTGCGCCTGAGCCATGAGGCCCAAGCCGCGCTGATCGCCTACGACTGGCCAGGCAATGTGCGCGAACTGGAACACCTGATAGGCCGCTCGGCCCTCAAGGCGCTGGGCCAGCACCCTGACCGGCCACGTATCCTCACTCTCGACGCCACCGACCTGGACCTGCGCGTGTCGGCAACGACGCCAGGCTCGCTGCCCTCCCCTGCGGCACCGTTACAAGTGGCCACCCCGCCTGAAGGTGGCCTGCGTGAGGCCGTCGACATTTACCAGCGTCAGATCATCGAAGCCTGCTTGCAAAGGCACCAGGACAACTGGGCAGCAGCGGCCCGCGAACTCGGCCTGGACCGCGCAAACCTGAGCCGTTTAGCCCGCAGGCTAGGGCTTCGCTAA
- the hmpA gene encoding NO-inducible flavohemoprotein yields MLNAEQRAIIKATVPLLESGGEALTTHFYKMMLSEYPEVRPLFNQAHQASGDQPRALANGVLMYARHIDQLEQLGGLVGQIINKHVALQILPQHYPIVGSCLLRAIEEVLGKDIATPAVIDAWGAAYGQLADILIGAEENLYKEKEAAEGGWRGTREFRLVRREQESSEIVSFYFAPVDGMPVLKAEPGQYIGLKLDIDGAEQRRNYSLSALCDGKEYRISVKREAGGKVSNYLHDDLVVGDTLQLFPPAGDFTLAASDKPLVLISGGVGITPTLAMLQAALQTRREVHFIHCARNGAVHAFRDWIDGLAARHPQLKRFYCYAEPEGGAAADAVGLLSEDLLAEWLPQERDVDAYFLGPKGFMAAVKRQLKGLGVPEQQSRYEFFGPAAALE; encoded by the coding sequence ATGCTCAATGCCGAACAACGTGCAATCATCAAGGCCACTGTACCTCTGCTGGAAAGCGGCGGTGAAGCGCTGACCACCCACTTCTACAAGATGATGCTCAGCGAGTACCCCGAGGTACGGCCGCTGTTCAACCAGGCCCACCAGGCCAGCGGCGATCAGCCGCGTGCGCTGGCTAACGGCGTGTTGATGTATGCCCGCCATATCGACCAGTTGGAGCAACTGGGTGGCCTGGTCGGACAGATCATCAATAAGCATGTTGCCCTGCAGATTCTGCCGCAGCACTACCCGATTGTCGGAAGCTGCCTGCTGCGCGCCATCGAGGAAGTGCTTGGCAAGGACATTGCCACCCCAGCGGTGATCGACGCTTGGGGCGCGGCCTATGGCCAGCTGGCCGACATTCTGATTGGCGCTGAAGAAAACCTTTATAAAGAGAAGGAAGCGGCCGAGGGTGGCTGGCGCGGTACGCGTGAATTCCGCCTGGTACGCCGCGAGCAGGAAAGCAGCGAGATCGTTTCGTTCTATTTCGCCCCGGTGGATGGCATGCCGGTGCTCAAGGCAGAACCTGGCCAGTACATCGGCCTGAAGCTAGACATAGACGGTGCCGAGCAGCGCCGCAACTATTCCCTGTCGGCGCTGTGCGACGGCAAGGAATACCGCATTAGCGTCAAGCGTGAGGCGGGCGGCAAGGTCTCCAATTACCTGCACGATGACTTGGTGGTCGGCGATACCCTGCAACTGTTCCCGCCTGCGGGGGACTTCACCCTGGCAGCCAGCGACAAGCCGCTGGTGCTGATCAGCGGAGGGGTGGGCATTACCCCGACCCTGGCAATGCTGCAGGCAGCACTGCAAACCCGGCGCGAGGTGCATTTCATCCACTGTGCGCGTAACGGCGCGGTGCATGCCTTCCGGGACTGGATCGATGGTTTGGCGGCACGTCATCCACAGCTCAAGCGCTTCTACTGCTATGCCGAGCCGGAAGGTGGCGCTGCAGCCGATGCGGTGGGTTTGCTGAGTGAAGACCTGCTCGCCGAGTGGCTGCCGCAGGAGCGTGACGTGGATGCCTACTTCCTCGGGCCGAAAGGCTTCATGGCGGCGGTCAAACGCCAGCTGAAGGGCCTGGGGGTGCCGGAGCAGCAGAGCCGCTACGAGTTCTTCGGGCCGGCGGCAGCGCTGGAGTGA
- a CDS encoding disulfide bond formation protein B gives MNEQTSRLNRERRFLVLLGLICLSLIGGALYMQVVLGEAPCPLCILQRYALLFIAVFAFIAAAMPGRRSLTFFEALVVLSAIGGIVAAGNHVYILANPMVSCGIDTLQPIVDDLPLAKLWPLAFQVDGFCSTPYPPILGLSLAQWALVAFVLTAVLVPLGIYRNRRQV, from the coding sequence ATGAACGAACAAACATCGCGCCTGAATCGGGAACGGCGCTTTCTGGTGCTGTTGGGCCTGATCTGCCTCTCGCTGATCGGCGGCGCCCTCTACATGCAAGTGGTGCTGGGCGAGGCACCGTGCCCGCTGTGCATCCTGCAACGTTATGCATTGCTGTTCATTGCCGTGTTTGCCTTCATCGCTGCGGCGATGCCTGGGCGCCGCAGCCTGACCTTCTTCGAAGCGTTGGTGGTGCTCAGTGCTATTGGCGGAATCGTTGCGGCCGGCAACCATGTGTATATACTCGCCAACCCCATGGTCAGTTGCGGTATCGATACCCTGCAACCGATTGTGGATGACCTGCCACTGGCAAAGCTGTGGCCACTGGCGTTTCAGGTCGACGGCTTCTGCAGCACGCCGTACCCGCCGATCCTCGGCCTGTCGCTGGCGCAATGGGCGCTTGTGGCCTTCGTGCTGACCGCAGTCCTGGTTCCGCTCGGTATCTACCGCAACCGACGCCAGGTTTAG
- the cyoA gene encoding ubiquinol oxidase subunit II, translating to MSKKRYPRLFGILPFLGMLLLSGCNWTLLDPKGQVGIEQKNLILIATGLMLLVVIPVIIMTLAFAWKYRASNKAATYTPDWSHSTKIEAAVWIIPILIIIALGYVTYHSTHKLDPYRPLDSDVKPIQIDVVALDWKWLFIYPEQGIATVNKIVFPANTPVNFRVTSDAVMNSFFIPGLGGQIYAMAGMTTKLHLIANENGEFDGISANYSGAGFTGMKFKATATSQEDFDKWVAEVKQSPKKLDKAEYAALAKPSENNPVALYSEASPEQFQLIVDKYEGMNRGRSHEEAGSTDLATTKGVESSMQPAAGAEE from the coding sequence ATGAGTAAAAAGCGTTACCCCAGACTGTTTGGCATATTGCCCTTTTTAGGCATGCTTTTACTCAGTGGGTGCAACTGGACCCTGCTCGACCCGAAGGGCCAGGTCGGCATTGAGCAAAAGAACCTGATCCTGATCGCTACCGGCCTGATGCTGCTGGTGGTAATCCCTGTGATCATCATGACCTTGGCGTTCGCCTGGAAGTACCGTGCTTCCAACAAGGCAGCCACCTACACCCCTGACTGGTCGCACTCGACCAAGATCGAGGCCGCGGTATGGATCATCCCGATCCTGATCATCATCGCCCTGGGTTATGTCACCTACCACTCCACCCACAAGCTGGACCCGTATCGTCCGCTGGATTCGGACGTTAAGCCGATTCAGATCGACGTGGTCGCGCTGGACTGGAAGTGGCTGTTCATCTACCCGGAGCAGGGCATTGCCACGGTCAACAAGATCGTCTTCCCGGCTAACACCCCGGTCAACTTCCGCGTCACTTCCGACGCTGTGATGAACTCGTTCTTCATCCCAGGCCTGGGCGGCCAGATCTACGCCATGGCCGGCATGACCACCAAGCTGCACCTGATCGCCAACGAAAATGGCGAGTTCGACGGTATCAGCGCCAACTACAGTGGTGCTGGCTTCACCGGCATGAAATTCAAGGCTACTGCCACCTCTCAGGAAGACTTCGACAAGTGGGTCGCTGAAGTCAAGCAGTCGCCGAAGAAGCTGGACAAGGCCGAATACGCCGCCTTGGCCAAACCAAGCGAAAACAACCCGGTCGCGCTGTATAGCGAGGCTTCGCCTGAGCAGTTCCAGCTGATCGTCGACAAGTACGAAGGCATGAACCGCGGTCGTAGCCACGAAGAAGCAGGCAGCACAGATCTGGCCACAACCAAGGGTGTGGAATCGAGTATGCAACCAGCTGCCGGTGCAGAGGAGTAA
- the cyoB gene encoding cytochrome o ubiquinol oxidase subunit I: MFGKLSLEAIPYHEPIVMVTLAMIALGGIAVVGLITYFRKWTYLWSEWLTTVDHKKIGVMYIIVAMVMLLRGFADAIMMRTQLAAATGGSEGYLPPEHYDQIFTAHGVIMIIFMAMPFFTGLMNLAVPLQIGARDVAFPFLNSLSFYLLLAGVLLVNISLGVGEFAKTGWVAYPPLAGIQYSPGVGVDYYIWALQLSGLGTTLTGVNFLVTVMKMRAPGMKLMDMPIFTWTCTWANVLIVASFPILTAALALLTVDRYLDFHIFTNELGGNPMMYVNLFWAWGHPEVYILILPAFGVFSEVTSTFSGKRLFGHHSMIYASGAIAILGFAVWLHHFFTMGAGASVNTFFGLATMLISIPTGVKLFNWLFTMYQGRVRFTAPMLWTLGFMVTFSIGGMTGVLLAVPGADFVLHNSLFVIAHFHNVIIGGAVFGYIAGFAFWFPKAFGFTLNEKWGKAAFWFWLSGFYVAFMPLYALGFMGMTRRLNHSDNPLWEPYLYVAVVGAVLILFGIACQLIQIFVSVRDRNQNLDVTGDPWGGRTLEWSTSSPPPFYNFAHMPEKVGLDCWHEAKEAGVAYKAPAKYEAIHMPSNTATGLFMGLFLTVFGFAFIWHIWWLVGASLVATIAVFVRHAARDDQGYMVPAEEVARIEGERMKALAKAGALPAGARVESFERV; encoded by the coding sequence ATGTTCGGTAAATTAAGCCTGGAGGCGATACCCTATCACGAGCCGATAGTCATGGTGACGCTTGCCATGATCGCGCTCGGCGGTATCGCTGTCGTCGGTCTTATCACCTATTTCCGCAAGTGGACCTACTTGTGGAGCGAGTGGCTGACTACTGTCGACCACAAAAAGATCGGCGTGATGTACATCATCGTCGCGATGGTCATGCTGCTGCGCGGCTTTGCCGACGCCATCATGATGCGTACCCAGCTGGCTGCCGCAACCGGCGGCTCCGAAGGCTATCTGCCGCCTGAACACTATGACCAGATCTTCACCGCTCACGGTGTGATCATGATCATCTTCATGGCGATGCCGTTCTTCACCGGCCTGATGAACCTGGCGGTTCCTCTGCAGATCGGTGCACGTGACGTTGCCTTCCCGTTCCTGAACTCCCTGAGCTTCTACCTGCTGCTGGCAGGCGTGCTGCTGGTCAACATCTCGCTGGGCGTTGGTGAATTCGCCAAGACCGGCTGGGTTGCCTATCCGCCGCTCGCGGGCATTCAGTACAGCCCTGGGGTGGGTGTCGACTACTACATCTGGGCGCTACAGCTATCCGGATTGGGTACGACGCTTACCGGCGTGAACTTCCTCGTCACCGTGATGAAGATGCGCGCACCTGGCATGAAGCTGATGGACATGCCGATCTTCACCTGGACCTGCACCTGGGCCAACGTACTGATCGTCGCTTCGTTCCCGATCCTGACTGCTGCACTCGCTCTGCTGACTGTTGACCGTTATCTGGACTTCCACATCTTCACCAACGAGCTTGGTGGGAACCCGATGATGTACGTCAACCTGTTCTGGGCGTGGGGTCACCCTGAGGTTTACATCCTGATCCTGCCGGCCTTCGGCGTGTTCTCGGAAGTAACTTCGACGTTCTCTGGCAAACGCCTGTTCGGCCACCACTCGATGATTTACGCATCGGGCGCGATCGCCATCCTCGGCTTTGCTGTATGGCTGCACCACTTCTTCACCATGGGTGCCGGCGCCAGCGTCAACACCTTCTTCGGCCTGGCGACGATGCTGATCTCCATTCCGACCGGTGTGAAGCTGTTCAACTGGCTGTTCACCATGTACCAAGGCCGTGTGCGCTTCACCGCACCGATGCTCTGGACCCTGGGCTTCATGGTCACCTTCTCCATCGGTGGCATGACTGGCGTACTGCTGGCCGTTCCGGGTGCTGACTTCGTTCTGCACAACAGCCTGTTCGTAATTGCGCACTTCCACAACGTGATCATCGGTGGCGCGGTATTCGGCTACATCGCCGGTTTCGCCTTCTGGTTCCCGAAAGCCTTCGGCTTCACCCTGAACGAGAAGTGGGGCAAAGCTGCCTTCTGGTTCTGGCTGTCGGGCTTCTACGTTGCGTTCATGCCGCTGTACGCCCTGGGCTTCATGGGCATGACCCGTCGTCTGAACCACTCCGACAACCCACTGTGGGAACCCTACCTGTACGTAGCCGTTGTCGGCGCCGTGCTGATCCTGTTCGGTATCGCTTGCCAGCTGATCCAGATCTTCGTTTCGGTCCGCGACCGCAACCAGAACCTGGACGTGACCGGCGACCCATGGGGCGGCCGTACCCTGGAATGGTCGACTTCTTCGCCACCTCCGTTCTACAACTTCGCTCACATGCCTGAGAAAGTTGGTCTGGACTGCTGGCACGAAGCCAAGGAAGCAGGCGTTGCGTACAAGGCCCCGGCCAAGTACGAAGCCATTCACATGCCGAGCAACACCGCTACCGGTCTGTTCATGGGCCTGTTCCTGACCGTCTTCGGCTTCGCCTTCATCTGGCACATCTGGTGGCTGGTTGGCGCGAGCCTGGTTGCAACCATCGCTGTCTTCGTTCGCCACGCTGCACGTGACGACCAGGGCTACATGGTTCCGGCCGAAGAAGTGGCGCGCATCGAAGGCGAGCGTATGAAAGCGCTGGCCAAAGCAGGTGCTCTGCCTGCCGGCGCACGTGTCGAATCGTTTGAGCGGGTGTAA
- the cyoC gene encoding cytochrome o ubiquinol oxidase subunit III: MSSQVMHGGAAHGHDHGHDDHHHDSGQMTVLGFWLYLMTDCILFASLFATYAVLSGSFAGGPSGHDIFQLDFVAVETLFLLLSSITFGFAMLKMFDGKKAGVLGWLAVTFLFGAGFIAMEIYEFHHLISEGFGPQRSGFLSGFFALVGTHGLHVTAGLIWMAIMMYQINKHGITPTAKTRMSCLSLFWHFLDVVWICVFTVVYLLGVL; the protein is encoded by the coding sequence ATGTCCAGTCAAGTAATGCACGGCGGCGCTGCTCATGGTCACGACCATGGGCATGACGACCACCACCACGACTCGGGCCAGATGACCGTACTGGGTTTCTGGCTGTACCTGATGACCGACTGCATCCTGTTTGCGTCGCTCTTCGCCACCTACGCGGTGCTGTCCGGCAGTTTTGCCGGCGGCCCGTCGGGTCACGACATCTTCCAGCTCGATTTCGTAGCTGTTGAAACGCTGTTCCTGCTGCTGTCCTCGATCACCTTCGGCTTCGCCATGCTGAAGATGTTCGATGGCAAGAAAGCAGGTGTACTGGGCTGGTTGGCCGTGACCTTCCTGTTCGGTGCAGGCTTCATCGCGATGGAAATCTATGAGTTCCATCACCTGATCAGCGAGGGCTTCGGCCCGCAGCGCAGTGGCTTCCTGTCGGGCTTCTTCGCCCTGGTAGGTACCCACGGTCTGCACGTGACTGCTGGTCTGATCTGGATGGCAATCATGATGTACCAGATCAACAAGCACGGCATCACGCCGACCGCCAAGACCCGCATGAGCTGCCTGAGCCTGTTCTGGCACTTCCTGGACGTGGTCTGGATCTGCGTATTCACCGTCGTTTACCTGCTGGGGGTTCTGTAA
- the cyoD gene encoding cytochrome o ubiquinol oxidase subunit IV produces MANAHDTHHEGNHGSVKSYMIGFVLSIILTAIPFGLAMTASLPKNLTVLIIVAMAVIQVVVHLVYFLHMDRSKEQRNNVSTFLFTTLVIALLVGLSLWIMFSIHFEMLAK; encoded by the coding sequence ATGGCTAACGCACACGACACTCATCACGAAGGTAATCACGGCAGCGTCAAGTCCTACATGATCGGTTTCGTACTGTCGATCATCCTGACTGCGATCCCGTTCGGCCTGGCCATGACCGCCAGCCTGCCGAAGAACCTGACCGTTCTGATCATTGTTGCCATGGCCGTGATCCAGGTAGTTGTTCACCTGGTTTACTTCCTGCACATGGACCGCTCGAAAGAGCAACGCAACAACGTTTCGACGTTCCTGTTCACCACCTTGGTGATCGCTCTGCTTGTCGGCCTGTCGCTGTGGATCATGTTCAGCATCCACTTCGAAATGTTGGCCAAGTGA
- a CDS encoding protoheme IX farnesyltransferase, whose amino-acid sequence MSVKHFIQITKPGIIFGNVLSVAGGFFLASKGHVDFALFLAVVIGTSLVVASGCVFNNCIDRDIDHKMERTKNRVMVQGGMSLPLALIYATLLGVAGFSLLYVQANPLSAFCALIGFVVYVGFYSLWLKRKSVHGTLVGSLSGAMPPVIGYCAVSNSFDLAAVTLLVMFSLWQMPHSFAIAIFRFKDYSAANIPVLPVARGILAAKKQIVLYVLAFVLATLMLTLGGYAGLGYLAVAAAMGLYWLYMAWGGYKAEDDSKWARKVFGFSILTVTALSVMMGVDSQTAADVLMTYAR is encoded by the coding sequence ATGTCCGTTAAGCACTTTATCCAAATCACCAAACCGGGGATCATTTTCGGTAACGTGCTTTCCGTGGCAGGCGGTTTCTTCCTTGCCTCGAAGGGCCATGTGGATTTCGCCCTGTTCCTGGCGGTGGTGATCGGTACTTCGCTGGTGGTTGCGTCCGGATGCGTGTTCAACAACTGCATCGACCGTGACATCGACCACAAGATGGAGCGCACCAAGAACCGCGTCATGGTTCAGGGCGGCATGTCGCTGCCCCTCGCGCTGATCTACGCCACCCTGCTCGGGGTGGCGGGTTTCAGCTTGCTGTATGTCCAGGCCAATCCGCTGTCTGCGTTCTGCGCACTGATTGGCTTTGTCGTCTACGTCGGTTTCTACAGCCTGTGGCTGAAGCGTAAATCGGTGCACGGCACCTTGGTCGGCAGCCTGTCCGGTGCCATGCCTCCGGTGATCGGCTACTGCGCCGTGAGCAACAGCTTCGACCTGGCTGCGGTAACCCTGCTGGTGATGTTCAGCCTTTGGCAAATGCCGCACAGCTTTGCCATCGCGATCTTCCGCTTCAAGGATTACAGCGCTGCCAACATTCCGGTTCTGCCGGTGGCACGTGGTATCCTCGCGGCGAAAAAGCAGATCGTGCTGTACGTGCTGGCCTTCGTGCTCGCCACCCTGATGCTTACCCTCGGCGGTTACGCCGGCCTTGGCTACCTGGCCGTGGCCGCTGCCATGGGCCTGTACTGGCTGTACATGGCCTGGGGTGGTTACAAGGCTGAAGACGATAGCAAGTGGGCCCGCAAGGTGTTCGGCTTCTCCATCCTCACCGTTACAGCCCTGAGCGTGATGATGGGTGTGGACAGCCAGACCGCTGCGGACGTGCTGATGACCTACGCTCGCTGA
- a CDS encoding alanine transaminase, producing the protein MANPGSPRRFARIDRLPPYVFNITAELKMAARRRGEDIIDLSMGNPDGATPPHIVEKLVQVAQREDTHGYSTSRGIPRLRRAISNWYKDRYEVDIDPESEAIVTIGSKEGLAHLMLATLDQGDTVLVPNPSYPIHIYGAVIAGAQVRSVPLVPGVDFFNELERAIRESIPKPKMMILGFPSNPTAQCVELDFFERVVALAKQYDVLVVHDLAYADIVYDGWKAPSIMQVPGAKDIAVEFFTLSKSYNMAGWRIGFMVGNPELVSALARIKSYHDYGTFTPLQVAAIAALEGDQQCVRDIAEQYRQRRNLLVKGLHELGWMVENPKASMYVWAKIPPEYAHLGSLEFSKKLLAEAKVCVSPGIGFGDYGDDHVRFALIENQDRIRQAIRGIRQMFRADGLARK; encoded by the coding sequence ATGGCCAACCCAGGTTCGCCGCGCCGCTTTGCGCGCATCGATCGTCTCCCCCCCTACGTCTTCAACATCACAGCCGAGCTCAAGATGGCTGCCCGCCGCCGTGGCGAGGACATCATCGACCTGAGCATGGGCAACCCCGATGGCGCCACTCCGCCGCACATCGTCGAGAAGCTGGTACAGGTCGCCCAACGTGAAGACACCCACGGCTACTCCACCTCTCGCGGCATCCCGCGCCTGCGCCGGGCCATTTCCAACTGGTACAAGGATCGCTACGAGGTCGACATCGACCCGGAAAGCGAAGCCATCGTTACCATTGGTTCGAAGGAGGGCCTGGCCCATCTGATGCTGGCTACCCTGGACCAGGGCGACACGGTGCTGGTGCCCAACCCCAGCTACCCGATCCACATCTACGGCGCAGTGATCGCCGGTGCCCAGGTGCGTTCGGTGCCGCTGGTACCGGGTGTGGACTTCTTCAACGAGCTTGAGCGGGCCATCCGCGAGTCGATCCCCAAGCCTAAGATGATGATCCTCGGCTTCCCGTCCAACCCTACCGCCCAGTGCGTGGAACTGGACTTCTTCGAGCGAGTGGTGGCCCTGGCCAAGCAGTACGACGTGCTGGTGGTGCATGACCTGGCCTATGCCGACATCGTCTACGACGGCTGGAAAGCCCCGTCGATCATGCAGGTCCCGGGGGCCAAGGACATTGCGGTGGAGTTCTTTACCCTGTCCAAGAGCTACAACATGGCCGGCTGGCGCATCGGCTTCATGGTCGGCAACCCTGAGCTGGTCAGCGCCCTGGCGCGGATCAAGAGCTACCACGACTACGGCACCTTCACCCCGCTACAGGTCGCGGCCATTGCGGCGCTGGAAGGCGACCAGCAGTGCGTCCGCGACATTGCCGAGCAGTATCGCCAGCGCCGCAACCTGCTGGTCAAAGGGCTGCACGAACTGGGCTGGATGGTCGAGAACCCCAAGGCGTCGATGTACGTGTGGGCGAAGATCCCGCCGGAGTATGCGCACCTGGGTTCGCTGGAGTTCTCCAAGAAGCTGCTGGCCGAGGCCAAGGTCTGTGTGTCGCCGGGGATCGGTTTTGGTGACTATGGGGACGACCATGTGCGCTTTGCTCTGATCGAGAACCAGGACCGTATTCGCCAGGCTATCCGCGGAATCCGGCAAATGTTCCGGGCTGACGGTTTGGCTCGCAAGTAA
- a CDS encoding YkgJ family cysteine cluster protein has translation MSEYNPCLDCGACCGYFRVSFFWGECQSAGGVVPDDLVVQINPTRVAMIGTDAKPCRCVSLQGEIGKEVACTIYANRSSPCREFEASWEGGVHNPSCDDARAAYGLPPLTPPEANEPHWPDDGVEVA, from the coding sequence ATGTCTGAATATAACCCTTGCCTTGACTGCGGCGCCTGCTGCGGGTACTTCCGTGTGTCCTTCTTCTGGGGCGAATGCCAGTCTGCCGGGGGCGTAGTGCCGGACGACCTGGTGGTACAGATCAACCCCACGCGCGTTGCCATGATCGGCACCGATGCCAAGCCTTGCCGCTGTGTCAGCCTTCAGGGCGAGATCGGAAAGGAAGTGGCCTGTACCATTTATGCCAACCGTTCCAGCCCCTGCCGCGAGTTCGAGGCGTCGTGGGAGGGCGGGGTTCATAACCCGAGCTGTGATGATGCGCGGGCAGCGTATGGCCTGCCGCCGCTGACCCCACCAGAGGCCAACGAGCCGCATTGGCCGGATGATGGGGTTGAGGTGGCCTGA
- a CDS encoding RHS repeat-associated core domain-containing protein: MNYSPYGFTSYAQQVSTMLFFNGEYLDKLTGLYSLGNGHRAFSPTVMRFYSPDLQSPFLQGGVNCYCYCSGDPINFTDPTGQLRQLRKPLKRINANRPPTHSGNPTRVRLEIFERNAENTSQLAQRFNRLKYDASRKHLRFRRAMQESITAAKASTTEASVTQHQQAAKQHSQQATHYKTLMEQYSASEQSAINALRRIVAESQEFRRGAKENIAPLPASAQTAQADIRLPEPTRATIRPFHYR; the protein is encoded by the coding sequence ATGAATTACAGTCCCTACGGATTTACCTCGTACGCGCAGCAAGTTTCAACCATGCTCTTTTTCAACGGAGAATACCTCGATAAGTTAACCGGGCTATATTCGCTTGGTAACGGCCATCGCGCCTTCAGCCCGACAGTAATGAGATTTTACTCACCTGATTTACAAAGCCCCTTCTTGCAAGGGGGAGTGAATTGTTACTGTTACTGCTCTGGCGACCCCATAAATTTCACCGACCCCACCGGTCAGCTTCGTCAGCTTCGGAAACCGTTGAAGCGAATCAACGCGAATCGCCCCCCCACCCATTCAGGCAACCCGACTCGCGTTAGGCTTGAGATCTTCGAGCGAAACGCTGAGAACACTTCCCAGCTAGCGCAACGATTCAATAGGCTTAAATACGATGCGTCTAGAAAACACCTACGATTCCGTCGGGCCATGCAGGAATCCATCACGGCAGCCAAAGCTTCAACAACTGAGGCATCAGTAACGCAGCATCAGCAAGCAGCTAAGCAACACTCACAGCAAGCCACACACTACAAGACGTTGATGGAGCAGTACTCTGCTTCTGAGCAAAGCGCGATCAATGCCCTGCGCCGTATTGTTGCCGAAAGCCAAGAGTTTCGGAGGGGCGCCAAAGAGAATATCGCTCCGTTGCCCGCTAGCGCCCAAACCGCACAAGCAGATATCCGATTACCCGAACCGACCCGGGCCACCATCCGGCCGTTCCATTACCGGTAA